The following DNA comes from Candidatus Binatia bacterium.
GGTGTCTACGGCAACCTGCAATCCACCGAGGTCAGCAGCTCGCCGGTCCTGTGGACGTCGATCGCGACCGGAAAGGTGCCGGACAAAACCGGCGTCACCTGGTTCGTGCGTTTTCCGAACGGCCTCGGCAATCCGGTGCCGGTCGACCGCAGTTCGCTCAAGACCAGCCCGCTGTGGAGGATCCTCAGCCGCCGCCGCATCGACGTTGCCGTACTCGGCTGGTACGTGACGTTTCCGGCCGAAGAAGTCGACGGTCGGCTGCTGACGGATCTCGCCGAGTTCGGACAGATGCCGGGCTCGGCCTACCCGGAAACGTTTCTGTGGGACCTCGCGCCGATTCCCCAGGGGCAGGCCGTGGCAGCAATGCCGAGGTTCATGGACTACCCGTACGATCCCGAAAAGGCCGTGCGCAAACCGGGCGAGCCGCCGAGCCTGGACTTCCTCGTCTTCGACCGTTTCGTGCGCGCGTGGACCCGCGACAAGTTCTACCTCGATGCTGCCGAGCGCACGCTTTCCGAGGGCCCGCTGCCCGAAGCGCTGTTTCTCTATCTGCGCGGCACCGACGACGTGCAGCACGGGTTCTGGAAGTTCATGGATCCGGGCGCTTTCGCGCCGCACAGTGACGCGGATGGAAAGTCGGTCGAAGGCACGACCATCGTTCCACCCGACCAAGTCGCGGCCTTCGGCAAAGTGATTCCGCGCTACTGGCAGTGGATCGACGAAGGCGTCGGCAAAGTGCTCTCGCACTATCCCGCCTCGGATCCGCCGCTGGTGATCATCTGCTCCGATCATGGCGCCGGCCCGGCGGTCGCCGAGAACAAGGTGGATGTTCCGGAATACATGCACCTGTCGGGATCGCACCGGCCCGTCGGGATTTTCATCGCGAACGGGCCGGGAATCCGTCACGGCGGCAGTCGGGGCATCGAGCTCCACGGCGCGAGCGTTTACGACATCGCGCCGACCATCCTGCACGCCCTCACTCTGCCGATCGGCAAGGACATGGACGGCCACGTGCTGAGTTCGATCTTCGAAGACTCCGTCGCACAGCGCCCCGACGAGACGATCGACACGTGGGACACGCCCGGAAGCGGCCCGCCGGCATCACCCGAGGTTCCCGCCGCCATCGACGACAAGATCCGAGAGCACCTGAAATCCCTCGGCTACATCGGCCAATAACAGCTTTGTAATGGGGTCAGGCACCACAGGAATGGGGTCAGGCACCAGAGGAATAGTGACAGGCACCAGCGTTGACCCGCTACACCCCGGAACCGCATCACGCTGTCTTGATCGTGATCTCCTCGCCGTTACCGACCGGAATCGTCACCGAGAATAGCCCGGTGTGCGACTTGACGCGCGAGAGGTAGTCGCCGAGCTCCTCGGCGTGCGACGTCGCGTTATCGGCTACGAGCAAACCGCCCGTCTTCAGCTTCGGAAGCACCAGCTCGAGATAGCGAAGGTAACTCGCGCGATCCGCGTCGAGAAAAACCAGGTCGAAAAGACCGTCCAGGG
Coding sequences within:
- a CDS encoding alkaline phosphatase family protein, translated to MAEAKRPRIVLIGIDAGTWDLLDPWMAQGLLPNLARLRDGGVYGNLQSTEVSSSPVLWTSIATGKVPDKTGVTWFVRFPNGLGNPVPVDRSSLKTSPLWRILSRRRIDVAVLGWYVTFPAEEVDGRLLTDLAEFGQMPGSAYPETFLWDLAPIPQGQAVAAMPRFMDYPYDPEKAVRKPGEPPSLDFLVFDRFVRAWTRDKFYLDAAERTLSEGPLPEALFLYLRGTDDVQHGFWKFMDPGAFAPHSDADGKSVEGTTIVPPDQVAAFGKVIPRYWQWIDEGVGKVLSHYPASDPPLVIICSDHGAGPAVAENKVDVPEYMHLSGSHRPVGIFIANGPGIRHGGSRGIELHGASVYDIAPTILHALTLPIGKDMDGHVLSSIFEDSVAQRPDETIDTWDTPGSGPPASPEVPAAIDDKIREHLKSLGYIGQ